The Diospyros lotus cultivar Yz01 chromosome 11, ASM1463336v1, whole genome shotgun sequence region TAACAATTGTTGTGGTTCAATTGGAATTTTAGCAACCATTGGTGGTCCATCGTCATTGGCATAGCCACTAactatgttattttattttaaaataatctttaaacTGGGTTCTTAGTATTATTTTCGAAATTTCAAGAGTGTCTTTACATTAAAACAAATCCCAAAAGTGATATTTGTAAATtaatctagaattaaatttgatttaatttgcgTATATGCATATGATTGAACAACAAAGAATCTCAAGATTTATTAGTTAGGATTTTCTTCATGACCTAGTAAtttaaggaaattaattaaatgcctTAAATTGTAGACAATATGGGACGGGTTATTAAGAGAAGTACTTTACATAAAAACATGACATGCCAAGTACATGattcttgtttatttttattgttatctaaatacaataataaatttatttgattggaaCATTATTGTCAAGTCACTTAAATctacaaaaaagaaacaattagaAGGTGCAAGGAGAGCATTGCGCAAACACTCCGATACTTAAATCAAATACTAAAGACGATgcaaattatattaaaattagtataaaaaaaCGTACATTTTCTATAATGAGTGcctacttatttatagaggaatctgaaataatcttaaataatttgtgattataatttttatagataatgtttattcttattttttcaaatatggttggtattaaaattattatggaAGATGTCTGTCTTTTatagataacgtttatcttgccattttttagagatgaaattttttatgaataattatttattctaatattttaaaattaaaattatttatagataattacctattattttttttaaatatctagatgaaattttaaatattaaaattatttaatttgttcatttgTGTGTGACCATTTATATCTTTTAACTTAAAGAAATTATTGTGAACCTtgagattttttaataaatttttgtctATGACACaattaaaaaacaattttaactGGGGGTGGATGTGTTTGTTCTTTGTAGTGCCAACCCATAATCATAAATCAGAAATCAGTTTGGCAGGTGTCCCTGTCACGAAAGCGGGCAAATTGGCAAGTGCAAAACTAAGGGTAAAAGTGAAGTGTCCCTGTCATGGTAAAGTGTAAGTCTAATAAGTCCAGCAAACTTCAGATCAAACACGTCTGTCTGCAAGACTGCAACAAGACCCGTGCCCGACTCACCCACTTCTCCCCCGCCCCCCAACTCCCGAGGCCCAAACTTCAACGAGGTGCTCGTGATCCTCCCTCCCTTCCCTTTTCACCCCTCGGCATCTCAGAGCTGTAATGCCTGCAAATGCAATCAATTCTATTAACATTCATGCGGTTTATTTTTTGacatcatttttattaaaaaaaattaaatttatatgtcaAAAAATCACAATTGTctaattaaacttaaatataaTCACACacaattctatttttataataattaattaaaaataaaatattaaacttacccttaaattaaaaaaaaaagtgccttataatttgagagagaaaaaaagtgaaaaaaatataaacattaattataatcaattctaaaataagtaaaatctcaatttatgtTCAATGGGGTACAAAAGTCGATTAGTCTTTTAAtcacaaaacaaattaatttttaatttatttttaaatcacgGAAGCAAAGTAATctctaataaattaaatttttattgaattttttctcaataaatacgatttttaatttaatttttaaacacaGGACtcgttgaatttttttttatttttttagtaaatatggtttttgaataaatttttaaacactatatttgtgcttttaatttcaaaagttgTAAATTACTTTGCttttatgattcaaaaataaattaaaaataaatttatttatgtgattaaaagataaattagatttcgattaagttataaattgattaggttttgtaatttttaatagataaatttatattttatttgagtttacTGATTGAATAATTAGAGTATATTTGACAGGGGTAGAAAATGAGggtggaattcgaattccatctaaattttaagaaattctatcaaataacttttcaattttatgaaattcaaattctatCTTAATTCAAAAGATAaagatttttcttaaaattaaaaaattaaaattcttatgggttgggtgagaattggaattccactCTCATTTTTCATGCACCCAGtgttaataattataaaattttcatttttttcttgtttttttctaaaattatcaaTTGAAGCCACGATCCTttccatttaaaatttaagtttaatatttttatgtttaattaatttgtaataatcgaattttatataattatttaagattaattggaCATTTATAGtcattttattttgtcatataaacataattttttaagattaaaGGATAAAGGCGCACGGATTGTCCGCGATGGAACTGCCTCCCGTTCTATATTGATTCCACGAAGCGCCGtccaagaggaagaagaagaagaagaagaagattctGAACGAAGCCCCCAAGAAAGCCTCCTTCCTAAGGTGAAGGAGACCGGGCAATTGATTCAAATTCgtaataaaatagttgaatTCCTGTTCTCCTCCAACCCCATCGATCCCTCCCTCCCAATACCTTTGATCCGCGCTGTTGATTTCCGATCCAAATCTTCGCTAGAATCGATCTATTTGGCTTCGGATCCTCCCGGTGAACGCGTTTCGATTATTAGGTCTACATTATTCAGTTTCACGCAAGTTTTCGGTTTAGTCTAAAGGGTTTGGCTTTGGCTTTCTGATGTCGGCGTCGTATTGTGGGTCAGATTTAATCAATATGGATTTACGAGGGCAATTGCTTGAATTGAGGGGGGCTTGATTGCTCGATCCTTGTGCTCAGTTAATCTGCTTTTGTTGATGTATCTTGTTATTGTCAAAGAACAGGATCGGCTTGTGAACGTACCGAACTCGTTTCCGGGTGTTCTCAGGCCAGTTTCTTTAATATTTGAACAGATAACCTTCTCGTTTTGTATCCCCAGAGATAGATGGGATAAGGAGTTCTTCAAACTGCAGAGTGGATAGGTAAAAAGTAACTGATTTTAAAAGGTTTTGGTAGAAAGTTGGTGTGAGTTGTGGTAGTTCAGATGGATTCTTCGCAAGGATCGGCTTTGTCCACAAAGGTCACTGGCTTTGTTGATGGGTCATCCGCACGTAAAGAAGTTTCTTATCTTGATAGCTTGCCTGTCTATGCCAAGGAGCTAATAGCTGGAGGTGCTGCTGGGGGATTTGCAAAATCCGCTGTGGCTCCCCTCGAACGGATTAAGATACTCTTGCAGGTAAATTTGATTCTCCAATTTTTACCCCCATTGCcttatttgttttttgtttccttctaaATATTTTAGACATAGTTAATTCAAACTTATTGCAAACAACGTGGTATTTTTTCAATCATTCTACTATTTGTCTTACTAACCTTTTCTGTTAGTGTAGGCAAAAGCTAATATTAGTTGTTTCTTCAAAGGAACATGGACTTTGCTCCACAACCATTATTGTTGCCCAAagtttcttctttttaattttttaggaagataatatgattattaattattattattgataagtATTTAATAGATTGGATTTTCAAGACAAATATACTAGATTAGGGAGTTTTAGAGGGTATGAAGAAGTGGATGGAAGAAGTTTGTAAGGgtggaatttgagtggaaagaaaatgaattccaggaAATTGAATTGCAGGGAAAATGAATGTCTGAAAATTGGAAGTTTAacctgtttgattggtataattttctatatggaaaatgatgttattttccatcttttggtgtttgattggtaatatttttcatagaatttggtcatttttcatggaattcaatggtgaaaatgtattgaaaaatattaaattttgtacagaaaaattaaaataataatgtattttaaattaattaaattattttctcaaagaaataaaactactaaattattattttttgttttccaaagaaataatttatatagaatattttttattttttctttttatatatttatatttattaattattaaaaataaaaaatataaataatttacaaattctCCCCCATCCACCCACCCTCTGCtttcaattgcctagaaaatcCCATCTCCTCCCTCCCAAGgaatttgattttcatgatttgaaagaaaatgccCTCATGTGACCATTATAAGGAAAATGATTTCCCTGGGAAAAAATGGCTATCAAACAATGCACAAGTTGGAAATTGAGTGaaaaattttccttttccataaaaaaaattggctatCAAACATGCCCTTATTGATACATGATATACTGAGTTCTATTTCTTcatgtttttggttttgatatgGAAAACTTTCAGAAGTAATTAGTATCAATGTGGCAAAATATTATGTCGGATTCCCTTCTGGACACAACCCTCCAGTGAGGGAATTAAACGTTGAAATAATTGCATTGATTAAATGTGTTTTTGAGTTgtttggagtttttttttttttaaatattcactGAACATGCAATTTGGTTCTTGTCAGTGTGTATATATGGTTCGCTTTTCAtcatattttctctctaattgaTTGATACATGTCAGATGTGCATTATGACAAGTTGCAGCACCTGCACATCTGCATGCCACATACATGTTTCCCTAACTTCTCTCTTTGGATTTATAGACTAGAACTGAAGGATTTCATTCTTTGGGGGTCTACCAGTCATTAAAGAAGTTACTAAAGCATGAGGGTGTTTTAGGATTCTATAGGTAAGTTTTCACTAATTAATCTTCATCGTTTACCTCTCACAATATTTACTAGACAATGTTGTTTTaactcttgtttatcttatcttttagGGGAAATGGAGCCAGTGTCCTTCGCATTGTTCCATACGCAGCATTACATTTCATGACATATGAGCAATATCGCACTTGGATCTTGAATAACTACTCTGCACTGGGTACGGGCCCTGTAATAGACCTTCTAGCTGGTTCAGCAGCTGGAGGAACAGCAGTTCTGTGCACGTATCCCTTAGATTTGGCTCGTACTAAACTTGCTTACCAGGTAAGTAGTTCATGCGAACATTTTAGACCTTTTTCTGTAATAGTCTTCCTCACATATTTCCACCATGGGGGCACTTTATTACATTGTCTGACTTCTTACACTAGGCCTGGAAATCACATATGCTCCCTGGACTATAGGGATCCCTTGCAGTACTCTAGCATATCTCTTTGTTGTTAGAGGGGAGCCCTGATAGCAACGGTGAGGTGTTACGATTTTGTGGCTAGCAAATCGCTGGTTTGAGTTATTGAAACAACATCTTTGCAAAGCAAGTGTAAGGCATTCAACAAATAGGCACACCCAATCCTTGCAAATAGGCACACCCATTTTATATCTCTGTGTTGTTTCAGGAAAGAAACCCTGTTCTGAGAGAAAACAAGAGCTGCTAATGCAAACCACCCACGGATAACAATCTATTTCTCTCCACTGGCAACCATCAATTACTGtgcctctctttttcttcttcatgacTAACTGCTTGACTTCCTCCTAAAATCATGTCCTCCACCTCCATTGTCCAATCACTGTCTACCTTCAATGTCCTCTACATCAAAATAGGAGGCAAGGGTTAATTGGTGACCTAAAAATCGATCTGAAAATACTATACATGAAGATAAAAACCACCATTACCTTTTGTTGCACAGTTCCATATGAAAGATCTAAATGTACATTTAAGTACAAAAATTTCTGGGCATTGATTAAATCATAATTATTCACTAACCGTCTGTTTCCTGCTTGCCTGATTAATTCAGTAAACATCCATTTGCAGTTCTCATCATAGACCTCTATAACTCATATTTGGCAGCAATAGCTGACATTAACTTGCTTCAGCTAATCAGCTTGGGATAGCCAGGAACTCTACAGAAACAGATTCACCAGTATCAAACCCTGTTAATGTGCATCTGTGAAAAAGAAACGACACTTTGTCATTCAATTGTAAACAACCCTTGTTGCATTGTGTCCATGAATGCATTCATTACGAATATCTTTTATTGAAACTAGTCCTACTGCACAATCAACTGGCATTGACAAGACTGATTTGATTGGCAATATCTCACAGCTATTCATTTAACAATTGAGAAATCACAATGGTTATATGAGTCTCTTATATAAGTATATAACTCAGTGGGCTCTGCAGTGACTTTGTGAAAAGCTACTGGCCATTGGAGAGAGAGCACTTTGCATTTTAAGATCATAAAGCACATTTCAACTTTTCAAAGACAATGATATTACACTAAGAGGAATGTGTTACAAACTCATAGTTATTCAAATTAAGGTTAGGATTTTCAACTTTTCAAAGACAATGATATTACACTAAGAGGAATGTGTGACAAACTCATAGTTATTCAAATTAAGGTTAGGATTGATTCATTTTAATCCTAACCTTATCTGAATAAATggttgcattaataatttagtACAAGTGGTTACATTGTGATATTTCATTGCTGTGGCCATGGGAATTTTTTTAGCATTGTCCTTCATTGGTTTATGGGAGTATCAGTGAACATATCTAACATCTGTTGTAAAAAGGATATTATATATTTCATCTATAGTTTGTTGTTCACTATCATTTTGGTTGAGTGTTATTTGTCTTAGAGATTAGTCTCCAATATTAGCCGTGTTGTTATAGGAGTGTGCTGGTATAGCCTATGAAAAATGGAGCTCTGTGATATAAATTCTGTATCCCTGTAAAAAGTtgcatgttttttattttcttggttGTCTGGTGTTGAAACTCTGTTTGGCATATGAGCGAGATGCAGGCATCACCTATAATGTTTTTCAAGTGTCCTGTCTAATTAGATAATCGGCTCATATTGCCTGTTTTCAGATGATTTACTATTAGAGTAGTGTTCTTTTAGTTGATTAACAAAAACTTGGTAAATGCAAAGCTGGAATTATGAAGTGATGGTATCAACCTTTGAAGAGGTCCTGGACCACTGATTCATATCGTTTGAGTATCTTAAATCAAAATCTTCTTTAAGTGCTtgtgcaacatatacattttgGATGCCTTTGTATCTTTTGATTGTTAGGGGACGCCCTTATTTCTCAAAAGCAACCATGCCTATCTGAAACCTTTTGGTCTCATGAAGTTCAATGTCAAGAAAAATGTTTCTGTTTCTCAATGATACACTTAAGGATTTTTCATGCGACGTTTATTAGTAgagttccccccccccccccctttaaTAATGTTATATAACTTCATGTGAATTAGagtgttgtatatatatattttttattttggtttgtgAATTCTTCATTTTACAGGTTGTGGACACAAGAGGAGCTCTCAGGAATGGTGCAAGAAGTTCTCATGCACAGCCTGTGTACAATGGCATAAAACACGTACTAGGGAGTGTTTACAAAGAGGGAGGAGTACGAGGACTGTATCGGGGAGTAGGTAAATGATGTGTGCttcctttgtttttcttctcaattACATTTAGTAGGTACTGTATGTCGACTTATGAGCATATTTATTGTTCAGGATCTATTACATGTTtgctaattaatattataatttattgaaggatcttcattttgaaaaatgttttccacGTCATTTTCAAGTAGCTCTCAGTTATCAGCAGGGTTGAGACTGCTTATAATTTCTCAGTCCTAAGGCAGCTTCTCTTGTGATGATGCTATTGATTGAATTGGTTATATGCTTGAATTTCTTATTGCATTATTGGCTATATGTTAAGTTCTTTTTGCTAAGTGTTCAAGATGACTGAAGCTATACTTTAAACAGGTCCAACACTCATTGGCATTCTTCCTTATGCtggtttaaaattttacatctaCGAGGAACTGAAGAGGCATGTTCCTGAAGAACACCAAAAATCCATTTTGATGCGTCTTTCTTGTGGAGCTTTAGCTGGTTTATTTGGACAGACCTTCACATATCCCTTGGATGTTGTTAGGAGGCAGATGCAGGTTTTATTTTTTCCACTTTACTCTTCTGGTTACAGTTTCTCTTATTCCTTCAATTGCATATCTAGTTTGATAATAGATTAATGTTATTACACTCCTTTTGTTGATGAGGTTTAAACTTCTGTTTGTACATGTAGTGTCCTTTTCCTCTTGCTATGGCTTGATTTATGTTGGAATTGTCTTGAAAAATATGGTAATGGAAGTTTGTAATGAGAGGAATAAACTTCCTTAGTATTCATTGTTTCACGGTatgcaaatatatacacaaaagttcctaagaattctcctaatgTTTAgtactagattacaacaatatGTTTAGATTAGAATCAAACTCGTATTAGGATTTCCTTATCTGTTTTAAGGACTATCCTTATCCTCCCAGCTGGACATCtatttcatctttatctttatctttttgtCTTCTTATCCTGTTGGTCATAACTTAATTTCCTCCTTTatcttcttcaacactccccTCAATATATTCAAATCCTTGTTTGAATAGATAtctatcattcccagcttgGCTCTAATATATTCAAATCCTTGTTTCTGCATTGCTTTAGTAAGGATGTCTGCCTCTTGAAATTCAGTAGGGATGTAGGTAAGGCTTATATCacttctttctatttcttgcttGACAAAGTATCAATAAATTTTTACGTGTTTCATCCGGTCATATTGTACTAGATTATTCACAATGCTAATGACCGATTTACTGTCACAGTAAAGTACTTTTGGTGAGGATATTGAAAGCTATAAGTCTTTCATAATCTTCTCCACCCAAATAATTTCACACAGCTCTTGTGCAATAGTTCTaaattctgcttctgcactgCTCCTTGCAACCACTGattgtttcttacttctccagGTTACCAAATTCCCccataattttgtacaaaaacCATATGTAGATCTAATGTCTTCAATAGAACAAGCCCAATTAGCATCTACAAATGCTTTTATTCCTTTGTTTTGGCTCTTCTTAAATAGGAGTCCTTTCCCGGGTGTTCTTTTGAGGGTACATAAGAATGTGATAGGCTGCCTCAAGGTGCCTTCTTTTAGGTGAATGCATGAACTGACGTACTATGCTTACAGCATATGTAATATTAGGTCTTGTGAGTGATAGGTAAATCAATTTACCCACTAATCGTTGATATCTCCCTTGCtgtcttctttatttttctagttAGGTTCTAAGGGGTACTAGTAGATTTGCATCCAAGCTTACATGTTTCTTTAAACATATCAGTAGTGTATTTCCTCCGAGATATACAAATTCCTTCCTTGCTTCTAGCTGCTTCCATCCCAAAAAAGTATTTTAACTTCCCCAAGTCTTTTACTTCGAATGCAGcctttagtttttcttttaaatgctCAATTTCTAGTGTATTGTCTCCTTTGATGATAATATCATTCACATAAACAATAAGAACTGTCTTCCTGCCATcaacttcaatttttgtaaagagGGTATGGTCAGCTTGCCCTTATTTGTACTCTAGCTGAATGATGGCATCACTAAACAGTTTGAACCGGGCCCTTGGAGATTGCTTTAGGCCATATAGTGACTTCTTTAATTTGCATACCTTTCCTCTTGTATTTTCTGTCTCAAAACCTAGGGGTATCTTCATATAAATTTCCACTTCTAGCTCCccattcaagaatgcattcttgataTCAATTGATGCAGCCTCCAATCTAGATTAATAGCCACTGAAAGTAACACTCTGATAGAATTAAGCTTGGCCACCagagcaaaagtctcctcataatcGAGTCCTTGGGTTTGGGTAAACTCTTGGGCTACTAATCTTGCCTTGTACTTGTCAATGATTCCATCTAACTTGTACTTGATTGCCAATACCCATTTGCTGCCCACAACTTTCTTTCCATCTGGTAGATTGACAATATCCCAAGTGCCATTAGTCTTTAGGGCTTGCATCTCATACCTTACTGTTGCCTTCCAGTTCTCATCTTGCAATGCATGATGTATATCTTTAGGAATCACTATATTATCAATGCTAACTGTAAAGGTCTTGAATTGTGGAGATAGCTTTGAATATCCCACATAATTTGAGATAGTGTTATGTACAAGATCTCACCCCTTTCCTTAATGCTATTGGGATATCAAGATTGTCAAACTTGTTAGATACAACCTTTTCCATGTTGTCACTGCCCTTTGAACGTATCTCTGGATCAGACATTGGGTTTGACTAAAGGTCATGAGGCCTTCTAGAATATACCAAATATGGTTTATCTAAGGCTGGATTTTTTGAATCCGATCTTCTTGATCTCCCCCTGAATTAGACATTGAAGTTTGATTAGGAATAGGGATTTCAGGGACCGATTCAGTGGCAATAGGGAATTTAGGATCTTGAATAATGGGTAGAGACACAATAGAGTCCCATTGTTCCTCTACAATAGGCATTTGTTCCTGCAGAGGATTGGTGTGGAAAAATGGTTGATGTTCGAGGAAAGAAACATCACATGATACAATGAGACGTCTTGTAGA contains the following coding sequences:
- the LOC127813352 gene encoding mitochondrial carrier protein CoAc1, producing MDSSQGSALSTKVTGFVDGSSARKEVSYLDSLPVYAKELIAGGAAGGFAKSAVAPLERIKILLQTRTEGFHSLGVYQSLKKLLKHEGVLGFYRGNGASVLRIVPYAALHFMTYEQYRTWILNNYSALGTGPVIDLLAGSAAGGTAVLCTYPLDLARTKLAYQVVDTRGALRNGARSSHAQPVYNGIKHVLGSVYKEGGVRGLYRGVGPTLIGILPYAGLKFYIYEELKRHVPEEHQKSILMRLSCGALAGLFGQTFTYPLDVVRRQMQVEHLQPSVQGGGRYRNTFHALTTIVRNQGGAQLFAGLSINYIKIVPSVAIGFTAYDTMKAWLNIPPRQKSSAASSS